A portion of the Toxoplasma gondii ME49 chromosome VIIb, whole genome shotgun sequence genome contains these proteins:
- a CDS encoding hypothetical protein (encoded by transcript TGME49_262870), which produces MSFSPASRAQVLLSHREAPEEQERENLDSRNSREAPFWKFIRRGDDRNVMSGCMYAFACKYVSLCLCFFVDLGVCVARLDICRSVSSQLASPAVAFLRRCLHPFAAVALRKPYSLALLLETGNCLEALRPAPRISEETEHFVTEPRDSVGGGLTADGSERKGNAFEKKKQRRRRDNRLSYLVLG; this is translated from the coding sequence ATGTCCTTCTCGCCGGCTTCGCGAGCGCAAGTCCTCCTCAGTCACAGAGAGGCAccagaagagcaagagagagaaaacctcGACAGCCGTAATTCGAGAGAAGCCCCGTTCTGGAAGTTTATCCGGCGCGGGGACGACAGGAACGTCATGTCAGGATGCATGTACGCATTTGCGTGTAAATATGTATCTCTGTGTTTATGTTTCTTTGTAGATCTCGGTGTCTGTGTTGCGAGGCTTGACATTTgccgcagcgtctcctcgcagCTGGCGTCTCCTGCGGTGGCTTTTCTGCGTCGTTGCCTGCACCCTTTCGCGGCGGTCGCTCTTCGTAAACCGTACAGCCTTGCTCTCCTGTTGGAGACAGGAAACTGTCTGGAAGCTCTGCGGCCAGCGCCGCGGATTTCTGAAGAAACGGAACATTTTGTAACAGAACCGAGGGATTCAGTCGGCGGGGGCTTGACGGCGGACGGAagtgagagaaaaggaaacgcatttgagaagaagaagcagagaagaagaagagataaTCGTTTGTCGTATCTGGTCTTGGGGTGA
- a CDS encoding hypothetical protein (encoded by transcript TGME49_262890), with protein sequence MVCLNFAISGSAVAGTADVTYFKLLLNKTVTIVCDMSVTGFTEQNGILMVAKELADNAVDACTHVDKPCYGFHPNPRVEVDVRHLLDESFGQLFATSKTNDSSVSGVFGIGLKMAMMYCHRSAASLLRMKVRVSPSEVWRFRVRSDVSGQSADIEDFETAKEDVDTWPWMTEVAAEVKGQWNDEMKGSFLSYITAINFLKPEISLWISTESENVNALTPEVRGNGLLQCLISLTQIASHKVIAQTQQVVNDGGYTVRIIGIAVAITEDSQKQTEWGSVRVLRTFNSMPLLPEDAPVCAIDKATREFLDKKGARFGLLTKKRQRKPPGSMKAAIAAPVEPTPSRAPANTYDRLLGAAYPHRVWFAGPTVWSDIVLVISVDNEEACFGSLCKTYLRESSALSKSLCSALLATFEDFKTHDPAAFMSIAEREMKEAREIYIPQMAQSMAQIICRSDNEEFKNASFMILSVEREPKGYVAPRSGSRAMASEPSERTTSAAKRMKTNDPLEKLTEKLEALILTKLEKKCATKTKECNPGETANPALASDTESSSEEAEEE encoded by the exons ATGGTGTGCCTAAATTTCGCTATCAGCGGCAGTGCAGTGGCGGGCACCGCCGACGTAACGTACTTCAAGCTGCTGCTGAACAAAACTGTTACTATAGTTTGTG ATATGTCAGTGACAGGATTCACGGAGCAGAATGGTATTTTGATGGTGGCGAAGGAACTTGCCGACAATGCAGTTGACGCGTGCACTCATGTTGACAAGCCCTGCTACGGTTTCCATCCCAACCCGCGCGTGGAGGTCGACGTTCGTCATCTGTTGGACG AGTCATTTGGGCAGCTATTTGCTACTTCGAAAACCAACGACTCGAGCGTGAGCGGCGTGTTCGGAATTGGCTTAAAGATG GCAATGATGTACTGTCACCGGAGTGCTGCATCCCTCTTGAGGATGAAAGTTAG AGTTTCACCAAGCGAAGTATGGAGGTTCCGGGTAAGGTCCGACGTCAGCGGGCAGTCGGCAGATATCGAAGATTTTGAAA CGGCCAAAGAGGACGTGGACACGTGGCCGTGGATGACGGAAGTAGCTGCGGAA GTGAAGGGCCAGTGGAATGACGAGATGAAAGGATCATTTCTAAGCTACATAACTGCCATCAATTTCTTAAAACCCGAA ATCTCGCTCTGGATTTCGACAGAATCAGAGAATGTAAATGCTCTTACCCCTGAAGTCAGGGGCAATGGGCTGCTACAGTGTCTTATTTCTTTGACGCAAATTGCGTCACACAAAGTTATTGCCCAAACGCAGCAGGTGGTGAATGACGGCGGGTACACGGTTCGAATAATTGGGATTGCCGTGGCAATCACCGAGGACTCCCAAAAACAGACGGAGTGGGGCTCTGTCCGGGTTTTGCGCACCTTCAACTCCATGCCTCTGCTGCCTGAAGACGCCCCAGTTTGCGCGATTGACAAGGCGACTAG GGAGTTTCTGGACAAAAAAGGCGCTCGGTTCGGCTTGctgacaaagaagagacagcggaagcCTCCTGGATCTATGAAGGCTGCCATTGCTGCTCCTGTTGAACCTACACCTTCGCGGGCTCCTGCAAACACATACGACCGCTTGCTCGGG GCAGCGTACCCACACCGTGTGTGGTTTGCCGGACCAACTGTTTGGTCAGACATTGTTCTG GTCATCAGCGTCGACAATGAAGAGGCGTGCTTCGGCAGTTTGTGCAAAACGTATTTGCGG GAGTCGTCCGCTCTCTCGAAAAGTCTGTGCAGTGCGCTGTTGGCTACGTTTGAGGACTTCAAGACACATGACCCTGCCGCATTCATGTCAATCGCTGAACGCGAG ATGAAAGAAGCTCGCGAAATCTACATTCCGCAGATGGCTCAATCGATGGCACAGATCATCTGCCGCTCTGATAATGAAGAGTTCAAAAATGCGTCTTTCATGATTCTTTCCGTTGAACGCGAGCCAAAGGGATACGTGGCGCCGCGATCGG GTTCGCGAGCAATGGCAAGCGAGCCAAGCGAACGAACAACGTCTGCCGCAAAACGAATGAAGACAAACGACCCACTGGAGAAGCTCACGGAGAAGTTGGAAGCACTCATACT GACGAAACTGGAAAAAAAATGTGCGACGAAGACCAAAGAATGCAACCCTGGAGAAACCGCTAACCCTGCCCTTGCGTCCGATACGGAGTCCTCgtcagaggaagcagaagaagagtaA
- a CDS encoding hypothetical protein (encoded by transcript TGME49_262880~Predicted trans-membrane domain (TMHMM2.0):2540-2560): protein MADVSSARRGVRQSRRSVPFPVSPACRASSRLSTPSPSVGFHSSSSVADCRSSQAGKMRISPPGVWASPVAASPRSSVGETPRSKQKSRDLWTPQGRFRPSVAGREAPLESTAKGISGSQGRSFPRYSLSCRSSLLSPLHAVSTVTKEKRNGDSTRVARPSRLCVFLLPALLATFHLCVAASSPSPPPSSFASSFASSRAEEPSAPQASGALPASALAIPRGSLLSGDLTHSQHLSASQIARAESFLADYQRQSPAHGGSEAASAQPPAAAGATGEAGSELGGQPAEDVGARLDKDMRTRIRADEKAGREGTLTGPQGALLADAICARVKEGKSLQQISLGAGTSGVVEIVPRERLKSHWFGLPLTEKDLPGFDMPSTLHPSRELTVLVTPHRPSQFPAVYLIYQKEDACVWLRDAAAAGPTLLRVSSEELHAIPRPGALVLVVSCETPCAPHISLQWQTPGRDEVIDLECRKDEKSDLVCPSVSGEALVGVPLHYAFKCTDDCQEAVRGVVGASIEVVVSPGAHQPLLPSSSESPSSSSSSSSSRFFEDRLELLAAWDCVPETAFSDGDDEGSTAALTSQETPVAPSSPSPSSPSSPALRRQRIEEAGDGAEVPTEGGERTSTTGGEKAGKDEPGKTRNACKPLTSVAGAAGVTYLAASLEGIAKNPGQHTLHIVVLSPSVASRKFRLTLDMPRSVTEVALDRPLYVVLPANSLRFFKVFLPEVAVDPQKSCLHSALGSVVEHPPVEFVAESVAGGVPTLAVANEELEPRPDPAKTKREQVFAWRSTEQESEAGIRYALIYLGSDALRRKKPFGTFVIGVRTSSFSLVSLSVSSLAAAAGMRQWAELPGLGVGVTLTFIPFSRYCKDEFLVFRTGNNVGRRRRQTAGGTDFVSNAMEAKSSPSAAAGEPPNDREATREVLTIVVQKQKGDMPSEFCVVPCGPAEGLFRICPKLPLENDAPCPSPFISRPAPESRMLRLSIPVDALEPRSAYVIRIRLASWQDSSVVMGLWRPTPGDVRVQTVRVKNGVAFRGILANDSAGARALDLIFNVDSNTLPRLSKPESAYAFRLSLAGSAPGFLISVSLPGGTHAQGKSRSISVPVSEAKDRVEFSERFSSAAVFGDSQGVGDWTIRIRSVAAVPVSIDVTVSFGPAGEETERALLTKPVPGAVLEATTHLMDGAVFVGHVQPNRNDKSGKRFFSFPLDYKLTAAHAVDARPHFRCIVSSFDKKARRVRLLANVLTKENEGAYRLPDSSIPGTVLWPQQRGGKFPDTQVIDVPLDNPQSLSLGTGSAYVVVVEPSPSSLLSTSSSSPSSSSTSSSTSTSTSSPSSSSASSAASSSSSALASASGSRASRETGNLKKGEGRRSSGVDGIPFSIVCSANGALFPLPLDFPVRRSIAADASHFYSFSTPVYNKDIVISLASGAVGDADLFVSPLRTVSSASRGYTWSSTEIGTDWVLLASESKDFRSVCNASVISSTGFCTFFILVEAQEDAQYTLEVRQENGGVDALVPGRPVHDIVRKGHTKMYSYVDVTPDEDLKITVSSDRDVSLYASLGSGTLVTDLTPLHLGSAQWWSDGVARRSIDIKGADLRRRQAVLGCIFPNSKDAAPWSSRSVEKQCVLRVDVSAHQDQRFSLELLTAPTNSVVTNLIVDATPNIGFLWENSDVKYELWVEDFILERDLDAALHLKVASFDCKATLTVKWPDGFRRDFPWPQSRQLVIGREIHPWTEGPFFFMLHDPSIRQGNCMYVFNAHISTTLHETHEVTPLDFNVPLRAAVTSHRPSFFVWSAPFSGKADDEFFLLKVTPFVHMVDVFVQPLHRNLGFPKRPEPGEELPPTVKQLVQESPESPTLFMRIGSVWRDADDADWVPACEPNDLATSRLEDDQLGTDTEDVFHPLDSCQILISVYDHHRPTDLSESREIDFSIQVTSRSADAFDVYSFGETRQFVPEEFLGENQSKALLLYQDNPSADVHLHVRCEDPFLISKMTAALFHNLTRLHEELEHPNGCRSDDGGKFCWVSEPTKDWQSGSTADIVIKAEEKVLESKNFLYVVLYLNETYSSTFQPVVEFSATQEGMYVPLKNNIDSGIYSVAADKPAFFSFEVAEPSGQVIFILDPDREAPKQDGDLRTSYRDRIQKPLEATSMFVKTCNTETFVRTMWSPSLRPSNLLHSEHGYVNERDQLVAIVDNNWQLFDARLCYYRIGIYTQSSEPFYFRMTATVIHQSLPMAVPIGSAILGHVSKIPHANRRTPLVQTMAVADKFTFRLWKPPAFNGKLVTMFEVCSGTAALRWNDRLSKLVSGSVVPGIFLGSMKRVSRRTDSSTLQQQGRMYRVVEAQNANFLGASCEFPEDTASESYIRQNNATFSIMMTRLERTACFSAESDDVDAEIAPAPWYEQLRHPFSGRKWSLNVRWKPLMTFPAVKALSQDGHWTCSKTSLREWGNQLPEEQVQYEVFVALASATRANWLASCGLYMDAEYYKTTSKYLIDAGQTSFRLPLQYQGSQVYKVAVLAKHIPQAFDQGTQPFTYRFVEVELAHTEELLGLGTTYLLVVVVFCLLFACRRRMFACATSMWKTLLCVTSSEFSQPRQDRATGPHNIEMFSVSQGYMPPPATLGCRTVKDDYEDEGFTEDLETRTNDDYTLSPLPQSVEPWSGRKGHEVVSF, encoded by the exons ATGGCGGACGTCTCGTCTGCTCGGAGAGGCGTCAGACAGAGCAGGCGCTCGGTgccttttcctgtctctcctgcctgTCGCGCGTCTTCGCGGCTGTCGACGCCTTCCCCTTCTGTCGGCTTCCATTCTTCTTCGAGCGTCGCGgactgtcgctcttctcagGCAGGCAAGATGCGTATCTCGCCTCCGGGTGTTTGGGCTTCTCCtgtcgctgcgtctccccgtTCTTCGGTGGGAGAGACTCCCAGGTCGAAACAGAAGTCCCGAGACCTCTGGACGCCACAGGGGCGCTTCCGACCTTCTGTGGCTGGTCGAGAGGCTCCTCTGGAATCTACGGCGAAGGGTATTTCCGGTTCACAGGGTCGTTCTTTCCCTCGCTATTCTCTGTCttgccgctcttctctcctttctcctctccatgCAGTCTCCACTGTGACTAAGGAGAAGCGGAACGGCGACTCCACGCGCGTCGCACGGCCATctcgtctgtgtgtctttcttctccccgctcttctcgctACTTTCCACCTGtgcgtcgctgcttcttctccttctcctcctccgtcttcgtttgcttcttcgtttgcttcttcgagGGCTGAAGAGCCTTCTGCTCCCCAAGCGTCAGGTGCTCTGCCTGCGAGTGCACTGGCGATCCCTCGAGGGTCGCTCCTCTCAGGCGACCTGACGCATAGCCAGCATCTGTCGGCGTCCCAGATTGCCCGCGCCGAGAGTTTCCTCGCAGACTACCAGCGCCAGTCTCCTGCGCATGGAGGTTCTGAGGCGGCCAGCGCGCAGCCGCCGGCGGCAGCGGGGGCGACGGGAGAAGCTGGAAGCGAACTGGGAGGCCAGCCGGCCGAGGATGTCGGCGCGCGCCTCGATAAGGACATGCGCACCCGAATTCgggcagacgagaaagcaggcCGAGAAGGAACTTTGACGGGACCGCAGGGAGCGCTTCTCGCCGATGCTATCTGCGCGAGAGtcaaagaaggaaagagccTCCAGCAA ATTTCCCTCGGCGCAGGAACCTCGGGAGTGGTGGAGATCGTGCCAAGGGAGAGACTGAAAAGTCACTGGTTTGGCCTGCCCCTCACCGAGAAAGATTTGCCCGGATTCGACATGCCATCGACTCTCCACCCTTCTCGCGAGTTGACGGTTCTTGTCACGCCGCACCGACCCAGTCAG TTTCCAGCAGTGTATCTGATTTACCAGAAGGAGGACGCATGCGTGTGGCTGCGGGACGCTGCTGCCGCGGGTCCCACACTGCTGCGCGTCTCGAGcgaggaactgcatgcgattCCTCGACCGGGcgctctcgtcctcgtcgtttCCTGTGAGACGCCTTGTGCGCCGCACATCAGTCTCCAGTGGCAAACACCcggcagagacgaagtcATCGATCTCGAG TGCAGAAAAGATGAGAAATCCGACCTTGTTTGTCCTTCCGTGAGTGGCGAGGCCCTCGTGGGCGTCCCTCTCCACTACGCGTTCAAATGCACAGACGACTGTCAAGAGGCCGTCCGGGGCGTCGTCGGAGCGAGCATCGAAGTC gtCGTGTCTCCTGGTGCCCATCAGCCTCTGTTACCTTCGAGCTCCgagtctccgtcttcctcctcttcgtcctcttcttctcgttttttcgaaGATCGCCTGGAACTGTTGGCAGCTTGGGACTGCGTCCCCGAGACGGCTTTTTCCGatggagacgacgaaggcagTACAGCCGCACTTACCTCTCAGGAGACGCCtgtcgctccttcttctccttctccgtcctctccttcctctccagctCTGCGGAGGCAAAGGATTGAAGAGGCTGGCGACGGCGCAGAGGTCCCAACAGAGGGCGGCGAGAGGACGAGCACCacgggaggcgagaaggcggggaAAGACGAGCctggaaaaacgcgaaatGCCTGCAAACCTCTCACGTCTGTCGCAGGAGCTGCTGGAGTCACTTACTTGGCGGCGTCTCTAG AGGGCATTGCGAAGAATCCGGGGCAGCACACGTTGCACAtcgtcgttctgtctccgagTGTGGCGAGTCGCAAGTTTCGACTGACTCTGGACATGCCGCGCAGCGTCACAGAGGTCGCTCTGGACCGGCCTTTGTATGTTGTCTTGCCTGCAAATTCTCTCCGGTTCTTTAAAGTTTTTCTCCCCGAAGTCGCCGTCGACCCCCAGAAGTCTTGTCTCCACAGCGCCCTCGGCTCCGTCGTCGAACATCCGCCAGTCGAGTTCGTCGCAGAGTCTGTCGCAGGCGGCGTCCCCACACTCGCCGTCGCCAACGAGGAACTTGAACCCAGACCAGACCCCGCAAAG acaaagagagagcaggtGTTTGCCTGGCGTAGCACCGAGCAGGAGTCGGAGGCGGGCATCCGCTACGCCTTGATCTATCTCGGTTCAGATGCTCTCCGTCGAAAGAAGCCGTTTGGAACGTTCGTGATTGGTGTACGGACCTCGAGCTTCTCcttggtgtctctctctgtctcctcgctggcTGCGGCGGCGGGCATGCGCCAGTGGGCAGAGCTCCCCGGCTTGGGTGTGGGCGTCACTCTCACGTTTatccctttctctcgctaCTGCAAAGACgagttcctcgtctttcggACTGGCAACAATGTtgggcgaaggcgaaggcagaCAGCGGGAGGAACCGACTTTGTCAGCAACGCGATGGAGGCCAAGAGCTCGCCGTCCGCGGCAGCTGGAGAGCCTCCAAACGACCGGGAAGCGACCCGGGAGGTCCTCACTATCGTTGtccagaaacagaaaggagacatgCCCAGCGAGTTCTGCGTCGTTCCATGCGGACCGGCAGAGGGTCTCTTTCGCATCTGTCCG AAGCTGCCTCTTGAAAATGACGCCCCGTGCCCTTCTCCGTTTATAAGCCGACCCGCGCCCGAGTCCAGAATGCTCCGGCTCTCCATTCCTGTCGACGCGCTCGAGCCTCGAAGTGCTTACGTCATCCGCATTCGCCTCGCGTCTTGGCAAGACAGCTC AGTCGTGATGGGACTGTGGCGACCGACACCCGGCGACGTTCGCGTGCAGACAGTTCGAGTGAAGAACGGCGTAGCCTTCAGAGGCATCTTGGCGAACGACAGCGCAGGTGCTCGCGCGCTCGACTTGATCTTCAATGTCGACTCGAATAcgcttccgcgtctctccaaaCCGGAGAG CGCGTACGCGTTCCGCTTGAGTCTGGCGGGGAGCGCTCCCGGCTTCCTgatctctgtctcgctgccgGGCGGCACTCATGCGCAGGGGAAGAGTCGCTCGATCTccgttcctgtctctgaGGCGAAGGACAGAGTCGAGTTTTCCGAACGCTTCTCGTCGGCCGCTGTATTCGGAGACAGTCAGGGCGTCGGCGACTGGACAATTCGCATTCGCAGCGTGGCAGCCGTCCCCGTCTCCATCGACgtcactgtctccttcggccccgccggcgaggagacagaacgcgcGCTTCTCACCAAACCTGTCCCAGGAGCTGTCCTCGAAGCGACGACCCACCTTATGGACGGCGCCGTGTTCGTCGGACATGTCCAGCCGAATCGCAACGACAAAAGTGGAAAGCgattcttctccttccccctcGACTACAAACTCACTGCAG cgcatgcagttgatGCTCGGCCGCACTTCCGTTGCattgtctcctccttcgacAAAAAGGCCCGGCGCGTCCGCTTGCTTGCAAATGTTTTGACGAAGGAAAATGAGGGAGCGTATCGGCTCCCAGACTCGAGCATTCCAG gcacCGTTCTATGGCCCCAACAGCGCGGAGGCAAATTCCCTGACACGCAAGTGATCGATGTCCCCCTCGACAACCCACAGTCCCTGTCTCTCGGAACTGGTTCGGCCTATGTAGTGGTCGTCGAACCCAgtccttcgtcgcttctctccacctcgtcttcctccccttcttcatcttctaCCTCTTCTTCTACTTCTACCTCTacgtcttccccttcttcgtcgtctgcttcgtctgccgcctcttcttcctcttctgccctGGCGTCTGCGTCAGGCTCCAGGGCCtctcgagagacaggcaaTCTGAAGAAGGGTGAAGGCAGGCGTTCAAGCGGCGTGGACGGCATTCCATTTTCAATTGTCTGCAGTGCAAATGGCGcgttgtttcctcttcctctggacTTCCCGGTTCGTCGCTCCATCGCCGCAGACGCGTCTCACTTTTACTCGTTCTCGACGCCGGTCTACAACAAGGACATCGTCATTTCGCTAGCCA GTGGGGCAGTGGGAGACGCAGatctgtttgtgtctccaCTTCGGACCGTTTCCTCGGCTTCGCGCGGGTACACTTGGTCTTCTACAGAGATCGGAACGGACTGGGTGTTGCTGGCCTCTGAGTCGAAGGATTTCCGGTCGGTCTGCAACGCCTCGGTCATCTCCAGTACCGGTTTCTGCACCTTCTTTATTCTCGTCGAGGCCCAGGAAGATGCGCAGTACACGCTGGAAGTCCGGCAAGAAAATGGCGGAGTCGACGCTCTAGTCCCTGGTCGCCCCGTGCACGACATCGTTCGAAAAGGCCATACGAAAATGTACTCCTATGTCGACGTGACGCCCGATGAAGACCTCAAGATCACAG TTTCGAGTGACCGAGATGTCTCCCTGTACGCGTCCCTGGGCAGCGGGACTCTGGTGACGGACTTGACGCCTCTCCACTTGGGGAGTGCGCAGTGGTGGAGTGACGGGGTGGCTCGACGTTCGATCGACATAAAAGGCGCGGATCTTCGGCGACGCCAGGCGGTGCTCGGGTGCATTTTTCCAAACAGCAAGGACGCCGCGCCTTGGTCCTCGCGGTCTGTCGAGAAGCAGTGCGTCCTTCGCGTCGACGTCTCAGCTCATCAGGATCAGCGCTTTTCGCTGGAACTCCTGACGGCGCCCACGAACTCGGTGGTCACGAACCTCATTGTAGACGCTACGCCGAATATCGGCTTCCTCTGGGAGAACAGCGACGTCAAGTACGAACTCTGGGTCGAGGACTTCATTCTCGAGCGGGACCTCGACGCCGCCCTCCACCTGAAAGTCGCTTCCTTCGACTGCAAGGCGACACTCACCGTCAAGTGGCCTGATGGATTCCGACGAGACTTCCCCTGGCCTCAAAGTCGGCAACTCGTCATCGGCAGAGAGATACACCCCTGGACTGAAGgtccgttcttcttcatg cTTCACGACCCGAGCATTCGGCAGGGGAACTGCATGTACGTCTTTAACGCCCACATCTCTACGACGCTTCACGAGACGCACGAGGTGACGCCGCTCGACTTCAATGTGCCGCTGCGAGCCGCCGTGACTAGCCATCGACCAagtttcttcgtctggagTGCGCCTTTCTCTGGGAAAGCCGACGacgagttttttctcctcaaaGTCACGCCCTTCGTCCACATGGTCGACGTCTTTGTTCAGCCTCTTCACAGAAATCTGGGATTCCCCAAACGGCCTGAACCTGGCGAGGAGCTCCCCCCGACAGTCAAGCAACTCGTCCAGGAATCGCCGGAGTCCCCCACTCTCTTCATGCGGATCG gaAGTGTGTGGCGAGACGCCGATGACGCTGACTGGGTGCCGGCGTGCGAACCGAACGACCTCGCCACGAGCCGTTTGGAGGACGACCAGCTGGGGACAGACACGGAAGATGTTTTTCATCCCCTTGACTCTTGCCAGATTCTCATCAGTGTCTACGATCACCACCGGCCCACAG ATCTCTCTGAGTCTCGCGAAATTGACTTTAGCATCCAAGTGACGTCTCGTTCAGCGGATGCTTTCGACGTTTACTCCTTcggagaaacgcggcagTTTGTCCCCGAAGAGTTTCTGGGCGAAAACCAATCCAAGGCGCTTCTGCTCTACCAAGATAATCCGAGTGCAGATGTGCACCTCCATGTTCGGTGCGAAGACCCATTCTTGATCTCCAAGATGACTGCTGCGCTGTTCCATAACCTAACGCGTCTGCACGAGG AGCTCGAGCACCCAAACGGCTGTCGCAGTGATGACGGGGGGAAGTTTTGCTGGGTTAGCGAACCTACGAAAGACTGGCAAAGTGGGTCGACCGCGGACATTGTCATCAAAGCCGAGGAGAAAGTTTTGGAGAGCAAGAACTTTCTCTACGTGGTTCTGTATCTCAACGAAACCTATTCTTCG ACTTTCCAACCTGTTGTCGAGTTCTCGGCCACACAGGAGGGGATGTATGTGCCGCTGAAGAACAACATCGACTCTGGAATATACTCCGTTGCAGCCGATAAAccggcgttcttctccttcgaggTCGC GGAGCCGAGTGGGCAGGTGATTTTTATTTTGGATCCGGACCGCGAGGCGCCGAAGCAGGATGGTGACCTGCGCACTTCCTACAGAGACCGAATTCAGAAGCCCCTGGAGGCGACGTCGATGTTTGTGAAGACCTGCAACACGGAAACATTTGTGCGAACGATGTGGAGTCCTTCGCTTCGTCCCTCCAATCTTCTGCATTCGGAGCATGGCTACGTAAACGAACGCGACCAACTGGTGGCCATCGTCGACAACAACTGGCAACTGTTTGATGCGCGTCTTTGCTACTATCGAATCGGAATTTATACCCAGTCGTCGGAGCCGTTCTACTTCCGTATGACCGCCACAGTCATTCACCAGTCCTTGCCTATGGCCGTCCCGATCGGCTCTGCAATCTTGGGCCATGTCTCGAAAATACCTCATGCCAACCGACGCACACCCCTTGTTCAGACCATGGCTGTTGCTGACAAATTCACTTTCCGGCTCTGGAAACCCCCTGCCTTCAATGGGAAGCTCGTCACGATGTTCGAG GTGTGCAGCGGTACAGCGGCTCTTAGGTGGAATGACCGGCTGAGCAAACTCGTGTCAGGCAGCGTGGTGCCGGGGATTTTTCTGGGGTCCATGAAGCGCGTTTCGAGACGCACGGATAGCTCCACTCTCCAGCAGCAAGGCCGCATGTATCGG GTTGTTGAGGCTCAAAATGCGAATTTCCTAGGCGCATCATGCGAGTTTCCGGAAGACACAGCCAGCGAAAGCTACATCCGCCAGAACAATGCGACCTTCAGCATTATGATGACGAGACTGGAAAGAACGGCTTGCTTCAGTGCAGAATCCGATGATGTGGACGCAGAAATTGCGCCGGCGCCTTGGTACGAGCAACTTCGCCATCCCTTCAGCGGACGCAAATGGAGTCTAAATGTTCGGTGGAAGCCCCTGATGACCTTCCCGGCCGTCAAAGCCCTATCGCAGGACGG GCACTGGACCTGCTCGAAGACGTCTCTTCGAGAGTGGGGGAACCAACTTCCGGAGGAACAAGTGCAGTACGAGGTGTTTGTTGCGCTTGCCAGCGCAACTCGGGCGAACTGGTTGGCCAGCTGCGGTCTCTACATGGACGCCGAATACTACAAAACGACGTCAAAGTACCTTATCGACGCAGGACAGACAAGCTTCAGGCTACCCCTGCAATACCAAGGATCCCAGGTCTACAA GGTGGCAGTGCTTGCGAAGCACATCCCTCAAGCCTTCGATCAGGGAACGCAGCCTTTCACGTATCGCTTCGTGGAAGTCGAGCTGGCGCACACAGAGGAGTTGCTCGGTCTAGGAACGACTTATCTGCTGGTTGTAGTTGTCTTTTGTTTGCTGTTCGCCTGTCGCCGCCGTATGTTCGCATGCGCCACGAGCATGTGGAAAACGCTGCTGTGTGTGACGTCATCGGAGTTCAGCCAGCCAAGGCAGGACCGTGCTACAG GTCCTCACAACATAGAAATGTTCTCGGTTTCTCAAGGGTACATGCCTCCCCCCGCCACGCTGGGGTGCCGAACGGTGAAAGATGACTACGAAGATGAAGGTTTTACCGAAGATCTAGAGACACGGACGAACGACGATTATACTTTGTCACCTTTACCCCAGTCGGTGGAACCGTGGtcaggaaggaaaggacaCGAGGTTGTGTCTTTCTAA